CACCACGTCGGTGGCGGTGCTCTTGGTGGCGAGGCCGGAGACACCGTCCCGGCGCATCTCCCGCGCCGTCTCGGCCGCCTGCCGCGCCACCTCGACCGCGATCGTCAACAGGTCGCTCGGCACCGGCTTGCGCTCGCTCATGGTCTGCCCTGTCCCCTCACTGGTCCCCGTCCACGGACACCCCGCCGGCCATCAGGCGGACGCCCTAGCTCCATCAGCCGGGTGGTCAGCGGTAATGACCCGTCCGGCAGGGGTAACATCCTGTCAAAGTCCACGTTCGTCCCAAGTTGGTGGCCCCTGACCGGCGGCTGGCTCGTGCGTGGCGGGATGATCCCCACAAACGGCGTTACAATTCACGCCTACCCTTGTGCCACGGTTCACCGGCCCCCGCCGGTGAAGCGTCACGGGGGTCACACAATCACAACCGGCACGTCGCTCCGCGCTGCGGTGGCCGGTCCGGCCGTGCTCGTTCATCGCCTCCGGAAGGTCATTCGTGACAGAACTCCGCCACACCGGCGCCGACGTACGCTCGCTAACCGACACCCTGATCGCCCATGCCGAACGGGCCGGCGGTCAGCTCACGTCGGCCGAGGTCGCACGGACGGTCGAGTCCGCCGAGGTGACCCCGGCCCAGGCCAAGAAGATCCTCCGGGCGCTCGCCGACGCCGGGATCACCGTCGTGGTGGACGGCTCGGCCAGCACCCGGCGTCGGGTCGCCGCGGCTCGGGCGGTCACCCCCGCGTCGAAGGCGACCACCGCCAAGACCACCCGTCGAACGCCGGCCACGCCGAAGCAGGCCCCGGCACCGGACGAGCCCCGACCGGCGGCGCCGGCCGGCGCGGTGGCGGCCAAGAAGGCCCCCGCGCGCAAGGCCACCACCGCAGCGGTTCCGACTGCGCCGCAGAACGGCGCCTCACCCGACGAGACGGCCGCCAAGCCTCCCGCGAAGGCGACCCGAGGTAAGACCACCAAGGCGGCGACGCCCGGCGCAGCGGCCAAATCAGCGGGACCGGCGGCCAAGGCCGCCGCCGCGAAGGCACCGGCGAAGGCGGGCAAGGCGACCGCCAAGGACGGCGACGGGCCGGAGGCCACCGACGAGGAGATCGATCCAGAGACGCTCGCCGCCGAGATCGAGGACGTGGTGGTCGAGGAGCCAGCCGAGCTGGCCCAGGCGGCCGAGGCCGACGCCACCAGGGACAACGACTTCGAATGGGACGACGAGGAGTCCGAGGCGCTCAAGCAGGCCCGCCGCGACGCCGAGCTGACCGCGTCGGCCGACTCGGTCCGGGCGTACCTCAAGCAGATCGGCAAGGTACCGCTGCTCAACGCCGAGCAGGAGGTCGAGCTCGCCAAGCGGATCGAGGCCGGGCTGTACGCCGCCGAGCGCCTACGCGCCGCCGAGGAGAGCGAGCAGAAGCTCCCCACCCAGCTCACCCGGGACCTCGGCTGGATCTCCCGCGACGGTGAACGGGCCAAGAACCACCTGCTGGAGGCTAACCTGCGGCTGGTGGTGTCGCTGGCCAAGCGGTACACCGGACGCGGCATGGCCTTCCTCGATCTCATCCAGGAAGGCAACCTCGGCCTCATCCGCGCCGTCGAGAAGTTCGACTACACCAAGGGCTACAAGTTCTCCACCTACGCCACCTGGTGGATCCGCCAGGCCATCACCCGCGCCATGGCCGACCAGGCCCGCACCATCCGGATCCCGGTGCACATGGTCGAGGTGATCAACAAGCTCGGACGGATCCAGCGCGAGCTGCTGCAGGACCTGGGCCGCGAGCCGACTCCGGAGGAGTTGGCCAAGGAGATGGACATCACACCGGAGAAGGTGCTGGAGATCCAGCAGTACGCCCGGGAGCCCATCTCGCTGGACCAGACGATCGGCGACGAGGGCGACAGCCAACTCGGTGACTTCATCGAGGACTCCGAGGCGGTGGTCGCGGTCGACGCGGTCTCCTTCTCCCTGTTGCAGGACCAGCTGCAGCAGGTGCTGCAGACGCTGTCGGAGCGGGAGGCGGGAGTCGTGAGGTTGCGATTCGGTCTCACTGACGGCCAGCCCCGGACGCTGGATGAGATCGGACAGGTCTACGGGGTGACTCGCGAACGAATCAGGCAGATAGAGTCCAAGACCATGTCCAAACTCCGTCATCCGTCACGTTCCCAGGTACTCCGGGACTACCTGGACTGACCGATGTCGGCAACCCATTGTGTAACTTTGGTCACTTGGCGTTCATTCAGCCCAGGTCATCGCGGCATTACCGAGCGGTGATCGTTGACGTGGCACCCTTGGTACACGGCACACTGTGCCTACCACGTGTGAGCCCGGTCCCCCGGGGGCACACGGGGAAGGCGGGAGCCCCCGCCGGTGTTGGACCATGGGTGACAGACCGAAGAGTGTGTTCATCGGTGACGACCAGAGGAGGAAGGCGATGACCCCGACTCTCACGCCGCCGGAAACGGTGGATGCCCTAGCTGCCGATGAACGGTGCGACCGGTGCAACGCGGCCGGCAAGCTCCGAGTGACCCTGGCGGGTGGCAGCGAGCTGGTGTTCTGCGGACACCACGCTAACAAGTACGCCGAGGATCTGGTGCAGATCGCGGTCCAGTTCAAGGCCGATCCAGAGTTCACCTGGCGTGGCGCCGATCTGATGGCCAACTGACAGCACGAGCAAGACAGCGCATAGCCCGGCCGGGGTTCCGCAAGGGACCCCGGCCGTGCCGTGTCCACCAACCCGCCCGCAGGCTCACCCCGACGGTAGGCCCCGACGCTGGACCACAGGCTCGACCACCAGCGGAATCGGTCAGAGCGTCTGCACCATCGCGATCCGCTCTTCGAGCTGCTCGATGGTGGCCTGGGCGCTCGGCGGCCCGCCACACCGCCGACGCAACTCGGCGTGGATCTTGCCGTGCGGCAGCCCGGTCCGGTGGTGGTGCGCGGCGACCAGGGCGTTGAGTTGGCGACGCAGCGCGATCCGCCGTTCGCCAGCAGTCGGCTGGGCCACCGGTGGTCGGGCGACGGGAACCTGCTGCTCGGCCGAGCGTGATCGGCGCTGCGCGGCGATCTGCTCGGCCTGCCGCCGGTTCAGCAGCACCGCGACCTGGTCGGCGGTGAGCAGACCGGGAAGGCCGAGGTATTCCTCTTCCTCACGGGTGCCGGCCTGCGCTCCGGTGCCGAACGACGCGCCGTCGAAGATCACCTGGTCCAGTTCGGCGGTGGCGGACAACGCCTCGAACCGCTTCTCCAGTTCCCCGCTGGCCTGCTCGTTGCGCTGGGCCCGTTCCAGCAGGTCGTCGTCGAACCCCTCCCGCTTCTTGGCCGCGCCGAGGACGTGGTCGCGTTCCGCCTCCATCTCGCTGGCCAACCCGAGCAGGTGCGGCACGCTGGGCAGGAAGACGGTGGCTGTCTCGCCCGGCCGACGGGCCCGCACGAACCGCCCGATCGCCTGCGCGAAGTACAGCGGGGTCGACGCGCTGGTGGCATAGACGCCCACGGCCAGCCGCGGGATGTCCACCCCTTCGGAGACCATCCGGACCGCGACCAGCCACCGCTGCTCGGAGGCCCCGAAGGACGCGATCCGCGCCGACGCACCGACGTCGTCGGAGAGGACCACCGCCGGCTTCTCCCCGGTGAGCCGCTCCAGCAGACGAGCGTAGGACCGCGCGGCCGTCTGGTCGCTGGCGATGACCAGACCACCGGCGTCGGACATGCCACCGGCGCGCAGCACCCCGAGCCGGGCGTCGGCCGCCCGCAGCACCTGCGGCATCCAGTCACCGGCCGGGTCGAGCGCGGTCCGCCAGGCCTGGGCGACCAGGTCCTGGGTCATCGGCTCGCCCAGCCGGGCCGCCAGCTCGTCGCCGGCGCTGGTACGCCACCGAGTCTCCCCCGAGTAGGCCAGGAACAGCACCGGGCGTACCACCCCGTCGCGCAACGCGTCCGAGTAGCCGTAGACGCTGTCGGCCCGCGATCGCGGCAGACCGTCGCCACCGGCTTCGTAGCGGACGAACGGGATCGGGTTGTCGTCGGAGCGAAACGGCGTACCGGTGAGCATCAGTCGGCGTACCGCCGGCTCGAACGCGTTCTTGATCCCGTCACCCCAGGACCGCGAGTCTCCGGCGTGGTGGATCTCGTCGAGGATGACCAGGGTCCGTCGGGTCATCGTGCGCCGCCGGTGCACCTGGGGCGCGATCCCGACCTGGGCGTAGGTCACGACCGCGCCGTGGAAGTCGGCCGACGAGTGCAGGTCCGCGTTACGGAAGCCGGCGTCGAGTTGGATGCCGACCCGACCGGCCGCCGCCGCCCACTGCGTCTTCAGATGCTCGGTCGGCGCGACCACGGTGACCGCCTCGACGGTCCCGTCGGCGAGCAGTTCGGCGGCGATCCGCAGAGCGAACGTCGTCTTGCCGGCGCCCGGCGTGGCGACCGCGAGGAAGTCCTCGCTCCGTCGCCGCAGGTATTCCACCAGTGCCCGCCGCTGCCAGCCCCGCAACGCCGGGAACGTGTCGACCGTCGGCATGCTGGCCGGCACGGTTACCCCTTTCCGCCGCGACCGGGCGGACACCGCCGCGCCGGTCGCCACCGATGACGAACCTCACTGACCCACCTGCGGCACCACGATCACTCGCGGTCGCGCCAACGGCTGATACGACGCCGCCGCGCACGGCCTGTCCGACGCCGCGCACCGACCCACCCCGGGCCGTGCGGTCGCCCACGAAAAGGCCTTCGCGGCCGGTGGGGGCGCGCGAAGGCCGATCGACGCTGGTCAGCCGGTCATCGTTTCGTAGATCTCCTTGCACCGGGGGCAGACCGGCGAGCCGGGTTTCGGTGTCTTGGTCACCGGGAAGCGTTCACCGCAGAGGGCGATCACGAACGTGCCCATGACAGCGCTCTCGGCGATCTTGTCTTTGCGGACGTAATGGAACATCTCCGGGCCGGTGTCGGCATCCTTGACCTCGGGACGCTCAAGAACCTCGGTACTCACGTCGTCTCCCACCTCCGGTCTGCAGTCTGGCAGCTCGCTGCTCCCGGGTCCAACGACGGTACCGCCCGGCACACCGTACCGTTGTGATCATGGCAGAATCCGCTGGCCACCCCGGGCCGGTCAACCACGAGATCCAGCACGGCGCCGAGGTAGCCGCCGCCCGCCGGGACGGGCGGGCCATCGTCGCCCTGGAAAGCACCATCATCGCACACGGGCTGCCCCGGCCCGACAATCTGCGGGTGGCCCGGGAGATCGAGTCGACGGTACGGGCGACCGGCGCGGTACCGGCCACGATCGGCATGGTCGCCGGCCGGCTGATCGTCGGGCTGGACGACGACGAACTGTCCCACCTGGCGACCAGCGACACGGTCGCCAAGCTCTCCGCCCGCGACCTCGCGGTGGCCGCCGCGACGGGCGCCGACGGTGCCACCACCGTCGCCGCGACCAGCGCGGTGGCGGCGACGGCCGGCATCGGCGTGTTCGCCACCGGCGGCCTCGGTGGGGTGCACCGGGAGGCCGCGCAGACCTTCGACGAGTCGGCTGATCTGGTCGCCCTGGCCTCGACGCCGATCA
The sequence above is a segment of the Solwaraspora sp. WMMD406 genome. Coding sequences within it:
- a CDS encoding DUF3039 domain-containing protein, with protein sequence MSTEVLERPEVKDADTGPEMFHYVRKDKIAESAVMGTFVIALCGERFPVTKTPKPGSPVCPRCKEIYETMTG
- a CDS encoding RNA polymerase sigma factor, encoding MTELRHTGADVRSLTDTLIAHAERAGGQLTSAEVARTVESAEVTPAQAKKILRALADAGITVVVDGSASTRRRVAAARAVTPASKATTAKTTRRTPATPKQAPAPDEPRPAAPAGAVAAKKAPARKATTAAVPTAPQNGASPDETAAKPPAKATRGKTTKAATPGAAAKSAGPAAKAAAAKAPAKAGKATAKDGDGPEATDEEIDPETLAAEIEDVVVEEPAELAQAAEADATRDNDFEWDDEESEALKQARRDAELTASADSVRAYLKQIGKVPLLNAEQEVELAKRIEAGLYAAERLRAAEESEQKLPTQLTRDLGWISRDGERAKNHLLEANLRLVVSLAKRYTGRGMAFLDLIQEGNLGLIRAVEKFDYTKGYKFSTYATWWIRQAITRAMADQARTIRIPVHMVEVINKLGRIQRELLQDLGREPTPEELAKEMDITPEKVLEIQQYAREPISLDQTIGDEGDSQLGDFIEDSEAVVAVDAVSFSLLQDQLQQVLQTLSEREAGVVRLRFGLTDGQPRTLDEIGQVYGVTRERIRQIESKTMSKLRHPSRSQVLRDYLD
- a CDS encoding DEAD/DEAH box helicase — translated: MPASMPTVDTFPALRGWQRRALVEYLRRRSEDFLAVATPGAGKTTFALRIAAELLADGTVEAVTVVAPTEHLKTQWAAAAGRVGIQLDAGFRNADLHSSADFHGAVVTYAQVGIAPQVHRRRTMTRRTLVILDEIHHAGDSRSWGDGIKNAFEPAVRRLMLTGTPFRSDDNPIPFVRYEAGGDGLPRSRADSVYGYSDALRDGVVRPVLFLAYSGETRWRTSAGDELAARLGEPMTQDLVAQAWRTALDPAGDWMPQVLRAADARLGVLRAGGMSDAGGLVIASDQTAARSYARLLERLTGEKPAVVLSDDVGASARIASFGASEQRWLVAVRMVSEGVDIPRLAVGVYATSASTPLYFAQAIGRFVRARRPGETATVFLPSVPHLLGLASEMEAERDHVLGAAKKREGFDDDLLERAQRNEQASGELEKRFEALSATAELDQVIFDGASFGTGAQAGTREEEEYLGLPGLLTADQVAVLLNRRQAEQIAAQRRSRSAEQQVPVARPPVAQPTAGERRIALRRQLNALVAAHHHRTGLPHGKIHAELRRRCGGPPSAQATIEQLEERIAMVQTL
- a CDS encoding pseudouridine-5'-phosphate glycosidase → MAESAGHPGPVNHEIQHGAEVAAARRDGRAIVALESTIIAHGLPRPDNLRVAREIESTVRATGAVPATIGMVAGRLIVGLDDDELSHLATSDTVAKLSARDLAVAAATGADGATTVAATSAVAATAGIGVFATGGLGGVHREAAQTFDESADLVALASTPITVVCAGVKSILDVAATLERLETLGVAVAGYQTRRFPGFFITDSGHDLDWAVESPEQVARVMWARRAQAATGGALIVANPLPPGEQLDPALHDRTLADGLARLAADGVTGKAVTPFLLAHFHSATEGASLAVNVRIILRNAELAGRIAVAASTPA